A single region of the Anaerococcus urinomassiliensis genome encodes:
- the rplF gene encoding 50S ribosomal protein L6: MSRIGKQPIDIPSGVTVNIDGQEIRVEGPKGKLAQKFPTTVEVVESDNQIHVNIPEEYTKQQNIDHGLFRSLIANMVTGVTEGYSKTLQIEGTGYRAAKQGNNLVMNLGFSHQVTMADPEGIEVEVPNDRTIIVKGVDKQLVGLHAANIRNWRRPEPYKGKGIRYENEHVRRKVGKTGK, encoded by the coding sequence ATGTCAAGAATAGGTAAACAACCAATCGATATACCATCTGGAGTAACAGTTAATATTGATGGTCAAGAAATTAGAGTTGAAGGACCAAAAGGTAAACTAGCTCAAAAATTCCCAACAACAGTTGAAGTTGTTGAAAGCGACAATCAAATACATGTAAATATTCCAGAAGAATATACAAAACAACAAAACATAGACCACGGTTTATTTAGATCACTAATTGCTAACATGGTAACAGGCGTTACTGAAGGTTATAGCAAGACTTTACAAATCGAAGGTACAGGATATAGGGCAGCAAAACAAGGTAACAACCTTGTAATGAACCTAGGTTTCTCTCACCAAGTAACAATGGCTGATCCAGAAGGAATCGAAGTAGAAGTACCAAACGATAGAACTATTATTGTAAAAGGTGTAGACAAACAATTAGTAGGCTTACACGCTGCAAATATCAGAAATTGGAGAAGACCTGAACCATACAAGGGTAAAGGTATCAGATATGAAAACGAGCATGTAAGACGTAAAGTTGGTAAGACAGGTAAGTAG
- a CDS encoding adenylate kinase has translation MNIILLGPPGAGKGTLSSKIIENKQAVQISTGDIFRYNISNETELGLKAKAYMDKGELVPDELTIDLLWDKFDSLDDESKDSIILFDGFPRTISQAKALDAGMEERNQKIDMVIYFDVDDEILIQRLTGRRTCPECGATYHITNNPPKQEGICDKCGTKLIQRADDTIETVENRIDVYNKQTSVLIEYYTNKGILKSIDGTKKPDLVYKEFEDKLEEIN, from the coding sequence ATGAATATAATTTTGTTAGGGCCTCCAGGAGCTGGTAAAGGTACACTTTCAAGCAAAATCATTGAAAACAAACAAGCAGTTCAAATATCAACTGGAGACATATTTAGATATAATATTTCAAATGAAACTGAACTTGGTTTAAAAGCAAAAGCTTACATGGACAAGGGAGAATTAGTCCCAGATGAACTAACAATAGATTTATTGTGGGACAAATTCGATAGTCTTGATGATGAAAGTAAAGACTCAATAATCTTATTTGATGGATTTCCAAGAACCATTAGCCAAGCAAAAGCACTAGATGCTGGAATGGAAGAAAGAAATCAAAAGATAGATATGGTAATCTACTTTGACGTAGATGATGAGATCTTAATCCAAAGACTAACAGGAAGAAGAACTTGTCCAGAGTGTGGAGCAACATACCATATCACAAACAATCCACCAAAACAAGAAGGCATTTGCGATAAATGTGGAACTAAGTTAATCCAAAGAGCAGATGATACAATTGAAACTGTTGAAAATAGAATCGATGTATACAACAAACAAACCTCTGTACTTATTGAATATTACACAAATAAAGGTATATTAAAGAGTATTGATGGCACAAAAAAACCAGATCTTGTATACAAAGAATTCGAAGATAAGTTAGAGGAAATAAACTAA
- the infA gene encoding translation initiation factor IF-1 has translation MSKKDAIEVTGVVTEALPNAIFKVELENGHEIQAHLSGKLRMNSIRILEGDKVTVELSPYDLSQGRITWRKK, from the coding sequence ATGTCAAAAAAAGATGCTATAGAAGTTACAGGAGTTGTCACAGAAGCTCTACCAAATGCAATATTTAAAGTAGAACTAGAAAATGGACACGAAATACAAGCCCACTTATCAGGCAAACTCCGCATGAACAGCATAAGAATACTAGAAGGAGATAAAGTAACAGTAGAATTATCTCCATACGACTTAAGCCAAGGACGCATTACTTGGCGTAAAAAATAG
- the rpsD gene encoding 30S ribosomal protein S4 codes for MAVSKDPVYKRARALGISPAYLGYTGESKRQLPQRRGKLSDYGMQQREKQKAKFIYGVSEKQFRGYYDKATKIKGQTGEQLIILCERRLDNIAFRSGLARTRREARQIVTHGHLLVNGKQVDIPSYLVEVGDVIEVREKSRSNTLFKTIKETNATFGVVDWMTSDLENLKVTINRFPEREDIDIPVEERMIVEFYSK; via the coding sequence ATGGCAGTATCAAAAGATCCAGTATATAAAAGAGCAAGAGCTTTAGGAATTTCTCCAGCATACTTAGGTTATACAGGCGAGTCAAAAAGACAATTACCACAAAGACGTGGCAAACTTTCTGATTATGGTATGCAACAAAGAGAAAAACAAAAAGCTAAATTTATCTATGGTGTATCTGAAAAACAATTTAGAGGATATTACGATAAAGCTACAAAAATCAAAGGACAAACAGGTGAACAACTTATAATCCTTTGCGAAAGAAGATTAGATAATATAGCATTTAGATCAGGACTTGCAAGAACAAGACGTGAAGCAAGACAAATCGTAACACACGGCCACTTACTAGTAAATGGCAAACAAGTAGACATCCCATCATACTTAGTAGAAGTAGGCGATGTAATAGAAGTTCGTGAAAAATCTAGAAGCAATACTTTATTTAAAACAATCAAAGAAACTAATGCTACATTTGGTGTAGTTGATTGGATGACTTCAGACTTAGAAAACTTAAAAGTTACAATCAATAGATTCCCAGAAAGAGAAGATATTGATATTCCAGTTGAAGAACGTATGATCGTAGAGTTCTACTCTAAATAA
- the rpsQ gene encoding 30S ribosomal protein S17: MERNSRRVERGVVVSNAMDKTITVLVEEKISHPVYKKRINRSKKYKAHDENNEAKVGDTVVIMETRPLSKTKRWRLVRIAQAAEII, encoded by the coding sequence ATGGAAAGAAATAGTAGAAGAGTAGAGCGTGGTGTTGTAGTTTCCAATGCGATGGATAAAACAATTACAGTTTTAGTAGAGGAAAAAATCTCACACCCAGTTTACAAAAAAAGAATAAACAGAAGTAAAAAATATAAAGCTCATGATGAAAATAATGAAGCTAAAGTAGGCGATACAGTCGTAATTATGGAGACTCGTCCTCTATCAAAAACAAAAAGATGGAGACTTGTTAGAATTGCACAAGCTGCTGAAATTATTTAA
- the rpsH gene encoding 30S ribosomal protein S8 codes for MMTDPIADMLTRIRNAVKANHKQVSLPSSNEKKAIAQILLDEGFISGFNVEEDNKQGILTIDLKYTENGEKVISGLRRISKPGLRVYVKANEVPKVLNGLGTAIISTSKGLLTDKAARHENVGGEVICYVW; via the coding sequence ATGATGACAGATCCAATTGCGGATATGCTAACAAGAATTAGAAATGCAGTTAAAGCTAACCATAAACAAGTTAGCTTACCATCTTCTAATGAAAAGAAAGCTATTGCACAAATTCTTCTTGATGAAGGCTTCATAAGCGGATTTAACGTAGAAGAAGACAATAAACAAGGAATTCTTACAATAGATTTAAAATATACAGAAAACGGTGAAAAAGTAATCTCAGGACTTAGAAGAATCAGTAAGCCAGGTCTTCGTGTATATGTAAAAGCAAACGAAGTACCAAAGGTATTAAACGGTCTTGGAACAGCAATTATTTCAACATCAAAAGGACTTTTAACTGACAAAGCAGCTAGACATGAAAATGTAGGCGGCGAAGTTATTTGTTACGTATGGTAA
- the rpsK gene encoding 30S ribosomal protein S11 yields MATKAKTSRKRRVKKHVERGQAHINSTFNNTMVTLTDMQGNALSWASAGQLGFRGSRKSTPFAAQEAAEVAAKKAMDQGLKTVEVYVKGPGSGRESAIRSLQAAGLEVTMIKDVTPIPHNGCRPPKRRRV; encoded by the coding sequence ATGGCAACTAAAGCAAAAACATCTCGTAAAAGAAGAGTTAAAAAACACGTTGAACGTGGCCAAGCTCACATTAACTCAACATTTAACAACACAATGGTAACACTAACAGATATGCAAGGCAATGCATTATCTTGGGCTTCAGCTGGACAATTAGGATTTAGAGGAAGCAGAAAATCTACACCATTTGCTGCACAAGAAGCTGCAGAAGTAGCTGCAAAAAAAGCAATGGATCAAGGATTAAAAACTGTTGAAGTGTACGTTAAAGGACCAGGTTCTGGACGTGAATCAGCAATTAGAAGCTTACAAGCAGCTGGCCTTGAAGTTACAATGATCAAAGACGTAACTCCAATCCCACACAATGGATGTAGACCACCAAAAAGAAGAAGAGTTTAA
- the rpmC gene encoding 50S ribosomal protein L29, with protein MKAKEIRNLSDQDLDKKLYDLQGELFNLRFRLATGQLENPSEIGNVKKDIARVKTIQTERKLNINREA; from the coding sequence ATGAAAGCAAAAGAAATCAGAAATTTATCAGACCAAGATTTAGATAAAAAATTATATGATTTACAAGGTGAGCTTTTTAATCTTCGTTTCAGACTTGCAACTGGCCAATTAGAAAATCCATCAGAAATTGGAAATGTCAAAAAAGACATCGCAAGAGTTAAAACAATTCAAACTGAAAGAAAGCTTAATATAAATAGGGAGGCTTAA
- the rpsE gene encoding 30S ribosomal protein S5 produces the protein MNYLLRSEVEKLNLEDRVVSINRVAKTVKGGRNMRFAALVVVGDSNGVVGVGTGKATEVPEAIRKASEDAKKHMIRVPLVGTTTPHRIEGAKGAGHVLLMPAKEGTGVIAGGPVRAICELAGYKDIRAKNLGSSNPRNIINACLDAFNKMKTVEDVAKLRGIPVEEFDY, from the coding sequence ATGAATTATTTATTAAGAAGTGAAGTAGAAAAACTAAACCTCGAAGATAGAGTAGTATCAATCAACAGAGTTGCTAAAACTGTAAAAGGTGGACGTAACATGAGATTTGCTGCATTAGTAGTTGTTGGAGACTCTAACGGAGTAGTTGGAGTTGGAACAGGTAAAGCTACTGAAGTACCAGAAGCAATCAGAAAAGCAAGCGAAGATGCTAAAAAACACATGATCAGAGTTCCACTTGTAGGAACAACAACTCCTCACAGAATCGAAGGAGCAAAAGGCGCAGGACATGTATTACTAATGCCAGCTAAAGAAGGTACTGGAGTTATCGCAGGTGGTCCAGTACGTGCTATATGCGAACTTGCTGGTTACAAAGATATCCGTGCTAAAAACTTAGGATCAAGCAACCCAAGAAACATCATTAATGCTTGTCTAGATGCTTTTAACAAGATGAAGACTGTTGAAGATGTAGCTAAACTTCGTGGTATTCCGGTAGAAGAATTCGATTATTAA
- a CDS encoding type Z 30S ribosomal protein S14: MAKKSMIAKQKRPHKFSTQEYNRCKICGRPHGYLRKYGICRICFRELANEGKIPGVRKSSW, encoded by the coding sequence ATGGCTAAAAAGTCAATGATAGCTAAACAAAAAAGACCACATAAATTTTCAACTCAAGAATACAACAGATGCAAAATTTGTGGTAGACCACATGGTTATTTAAGAAAATATGGAATTTGCCGTATTTGCTTTAGAGAACTAGCAAACGAAGGCAAGATTCCTGGAGTAAGAAAATCAAGCTGGTAA
- the rpmJ gene encoding 50S ribosomal protein L36, with amino-acid sequence MKVRASVKKMCDKCKIIKRNGKVMVICENPKHKQRQG; translated from the coding sequence ATGAAAGTTAGAGCATCAGTTAAAAAAATGTGTGATAAATGCAAAATTATCAAAAGAAATGGTAAAGTTATGGTAATTTGCGAGAATCCAAAACATAAACAAAGACAAGGTTAG
- the secY gene encoding preprotein translocase subunit SecY: protein MLETIKKASKEPEIKKKFWFTILMLVIYRLGNNIPIPFIDPQALRDAYSNVEGTLVDYLNMLTGGGLSTLSIFALGVQPYITSSIVMQLLTVVIPRLEELTREGEQGRKQIQKYTRYMTIVLAIFQAIAVTNGLYGSALSNATVFQKIVMNVVLIGGTMFVTWMGETITEKGLGNGTSLIIFMGIIASFPKTIARWKNQVHYGLVGYLPIVIMVILVILIVMSVVLISEGERKIPVQYAKRVVGRKMYGGQSTHIPVKVNMGGVMPIVFASAVLAIPSTVSLFFGNAGQSGITNFFQNTTFGFILYLVIQSALILIFAYFYNQIQFNTVEYAKQLQQNGGFVPGIRPGKPTSDYLGKVATRITFIGSIALALLTIIPAIASKLLGLSISFGGSSVIIVVGVIIETIKQIEAMMTMKQYKGFLNR from the coding sequence ATGCTAGAAACAATAAAAAAAGCATCTAAAGAGCCAGAAATTAAGAAAAAGTTTTGGTTTACAATCCTAATGCTTGTAATCTATAGACTTGGGAACAATATTCCAATACCATTTATAGATCCCCAAGCCCTTCGTGATGCATATTCAAATGTAGAAGGAACATTAGTTGATTATCTTAACATGCTAACAGGTGGGGGCCTATCAACCCTATCAATCTTTGCCCTAGGTGTACAACCTTACATCACTTCATCTATCGTAATGCAGCTATTAACAGTTGTAATACCAAGACTAGAAGAATTGACACGTGAGGGAGAACAAGGCCGTAAGCAAATCCAAAAATACACCAGATATATGACAATTGTTTTGGCAATATTCCAAGCCATAGCAGTAACAAATGGTCTATATGGATCTGCCTTATCAAATGCTACAGTATTTCAAAAAATTGTTATGAATGTTGTCCTAATCGGTGGCACAATGTTTGTAACATGGATGGGTGAAACAATTACCGAAAAAGGACTTGGAAATGGTACAAGTTTAATAATCTTTATGGGTATTATAGCTTCATTTCCAAAAACTATCGCTCGTTGGAAAAACCAAGTTCATTATGGACTAGTAGGATACTTACCAATAGTAATCATGGTTATCCTAGTAATCTTAATTGTAATGAGCGTAGTATTAATATCAGAAGGTGAAAGAAAGATTCCAGTCCAATACGCCAAAAGAGTTGTTGGACGTAAGATGTATGGTGGTCAATCTACTCACATCCCAGTAAAAGTAAACATGGGCGGAGTAATGCCAATAGTATTTGCATCAGCAGTACTAGCAATACCTTCAACTGTTTCCTTATTCTTTGGAAATGCTGGACAATCTGGAATAACAAATTTCTTCCAAAACACAACATTTGGGTTTATACTATACTTAGTAATCCAATCAGCACTAATATTAATATTTGCTTACTTCTACAATCAAATTCAATTTAACACTGTAGAATATGCAAAACAACTTCAACAAAACGGTGGTTTTGTACCTGGAATTAGACCTGGCAAACCAACAAGTGACTACTTAGGAAAAGTTGCAACAAGAATCACATTCATTGGTTCAATAGCACTAGCCCTACTAACAATAATTCCAGCAATAGCTTCAAAATTACTAGGACTATCAATATCATTTGGTGGATCATCAGTAATAATCGTAGTAGGTGTAATAATAGAAACTATCAAACAAATTGAAGCAATGATGACTATGAAGCAATATAAAGGGTTTTTAAATAGGTAA
- the rplR gene encoding 50S ribosomal protein L18 — protein sequence MAKDNKRQRLLTRKKRVRAKISGTPERPRLSVYKSNANIYAQIIDDVNGVTLVSANTLQEDVAEGLESKSNIEAATKVGETIGKKAIEAGISEVAFDRNGNLYHGKVKALAEGARSAGLKF from the coding sequence ATGGCTAAAGATAATAAAAGACAAAGACTTTTAACTCGTAAAAAAAGAGTTAGAGCAAAAATCAGCGGAACTCCTGAAAGACCAAGACTATCAGTATACAAATCAAATGCCAACATCTATGCACAAATAATTGACGATGTAAACGGCGTTACACTAGTAAGTGCTAATACTTTACAAGAAGATGTAGCAGAAGGATTAGAAAGCAAATCTAATATCGAAGCTGCAACAAAAGTAGGAGAAACTATTGGTAAAAAAGCTATTGAAGCAGGAATTAGCGAAGTAGCCTTTGACAGAAATGGTAACCTATACCACGGTAAAGTTAAAGCTTTAGCTGAAGGCGCTCGTAGTGCTGGTCTTAAGTTTTAA
- the rplX gene encoding 50S ribosomal protein L24: MHVKKGDKVQIISGQDKGHVGEILKAFPKENKVIVEGANIRIKHQRATQLGGESGRIEKECPIDASKVLLYSEELKKGVRTSKVFEDGKKIRVNHKTNEKFD; this comes from the coding sequence ATGCACGTTAAAAAAGGCGATAAAGTTCAAATAATATCAGGCCAAGATAAGGGTCATGTTGGAGAAATACTTAAAGCTTTCCCAAAAGAAAACAAAGTAATAGTCGAAGGTGCTAACATTAGAATCAAACACCAAAGAGCAACTCAACTTGGTGGCGAAAGTGGAAGAATCGAAAAAGAATGTCCAATTGATGCTTCAAAAGTTCTACTTTATTCAGAAGAACTTAAAAAAGGTGTTAGAACTAGCAAAGTGTTTGAAGATGGTAAAAAAATCAGAGTAAACCATAAAACAAACGAGAAATTTGACTAG
- a CDS encoding DNA-directed RNA polymerase subunit alpha, producing MIEKLDTKIEILDIKEEDNYGKFALYPLERGYGTTIGNSMRRVLLSSLPGSSVSKILIEGVLHEFSVIDGVVEDVPEIILNIKGLDVKKHSDEDVTLFLEIEGPKIVTAKDISKDASIEIANPDHYIATVNDKARLFISLEVTNGKGYRVSEFNKSESDPIGTIAIDSSFTPVEKVNYYVENTRVGEITDYDKLIIEVWTNGTITPQEALAEGAGILIDDFNYFKELPNASFVEEDQSEEVEEEITEEEVSDSNLNKTIEELDLSLRSFNCLKRAGFDTVGDIVDKTEAELKAIKNFGKKSLEEVKNKVHDLGLTLKDE from the coding sequence ATGATCGAAAAATTAGATACAAAAATAGAAATTCTGGATATAAAGGAAGAAGATAACTACGGTAAATTTGCTTTATATCCACTTGAACGAGGCTATGGTACAACCATTGGAAACAGTATGAGAAGGGTGTTATTATCATCCTTACCTGGTTCTAGCGTCTCTAAAATACTCATAGAAGGCGTACTTCATGAATTTTCAGTTATCGATGGAGTAGTAGAAGACGTTCCTGAAATAATATTAAATATCAAGGGTCTTGATGTAAAAAAACATTCTGATGAAGATGTAACATTATTTTTAGAAATCGAAGGACCAAAGATTGTAACAGCTAAAGATATCAGCAAAGATGCTTCAATTGAAATTGCAAACCCAGACCATTATATAGCTACAGTAAATGACAAAGCCAGACTATTCATTTCACTAGAAGTTACAAACGGTAAGGGATATAGAGTTTCAGAATTTAACAAATCTGAATCAGATCCAATTGGAACAATAGCAATCGACTCTTCATTTACACCAGTAGAAAAAGTAAACTATTATGTAGAAAATACCAGAGTTGGAGAAATCACAGACTATGACAAACTAATAATAGAAGTTTGGACCAATGGAACAATAACTCCACAAGAAGCCCTTGCAGAAGGAGCAGGTATCTTAATAGATGACTTTAACTACTTTAAAGAATTACCAAACGCTTCTTTCGTAGAAGAAGACCAAAGTGAAGAAGTAGAAGAAGAAATCACCGAAGAAGAAGTTAGTGATAGCAACCTAAATAAAACTATAGAAGAATTAGACCTATCCTTACGTTCATTTAACTGCCTCAAAAGAGCAGGCTTTGATACAGTAGGTGACATAGTTGATAAAACTGAAGCAGAACTAAAAGCTATCAAAAACTTTGGTAAAAAATCTTTAGAAGAAGTAAAAAATAAGGTCCATGATTTGGGCCTTACACTAAAAGATGAATAG
- the rplP gene encoding 50S ribosomal protein L16 yields the protein MLMPKRVKYRRQHRGRMKGKAQKGNQLAYGEYGLQALEPTWMTANQIEAARRAMTRYIKRGGQIWINVFPDKPVSKKPAEVRMGSGKGAPEYWVAVIKPGRVLFEMSGVGEEVAREAMRLAAQKLPVKTKFIKRLEVTGTEE from the coding sequence ATGTTAATGCCTAAAAGAGTTAAATATCGTAGACAACACAGGGGCAGAATGAAAGGTAAAGCTCAAAAGGGAAACCAACTAGCTTACGGTGAATATGGCTTACAAGCTCTTGAACCAACCTGGATGACAGCTAACCAAATCGAGGCTGCTCGTCGTGCGATGACAAGATATATAAAAAGAGGCGGTCAAATCTGGATCAATGTATTCCCAGATAAACCAGTTTCTAAGAAACCTGCAGAAGTAAGAATGGGTTCTGGTAAAGGTGCTCCAGAATATTGGGTAGCAGTAATAAAACCAGGCCGTGTACTATTTGAGATGAGTGGTGTAGGCGAAGAAGTTGCTAGAGAAGCTATGAGGCTTGCTGCACAAAAACTTCCTGTTAAAACAAAATTCATCAAAAGACTTGAAGTGACAGGTACGGAGGAATAA
- the rplN gene encoding 50S ribosomal protein L14, translating to MIQQETRMRVADNSGARELSVIKVLGGTGIRYANIADVVVCSVKSATPGGAVKKGDVVKAVIVRSKRGLKRVDGSKINFDENAAVIIKDDKSPVGTRIFGPVTRELRREGFMRIISLAPEVL from the coding sequence ATGATACAACAAGAAACTCGTATGAGAGTTGCAGATAACTCCGGAGCTCGTGAATTATCAGTAATTAAAGTTCTAGGTGGAACAGGTATAAGATACGCTAATATTGCAGATGTTGTAGTTTGTTCAGTTAAAAGTGCAACACCCGGCGGAGCGGTAAAAAAAGGTGACGTTGTAAAAGCTGTAATAGTTAGAAGCAAAAGAGGTCTAAAAAGAGTTGACGGATCAAAAATTAACTTTGACGAAAACGCAGCAGTAATCATCAAAGACGACAAATCACCTGTAGGAACACGTATATTTGGACCAGTTACCAGAGAACTAAGAAGAGAGGGATTTATGAGAATCATCTCCCTTGCTCCAGAAGTTTTATAG
- the rplO gene encoding 50S ribosomal protein L15: protein MKLHELQPNQPVKKRKRKGRGPGSGNGKRAGRGQDGQNSRSGGGTRPGFEGGQMPLYRRLPKRGFRNINKKQYEVINVESLNIFEDGTDVTPELLFENKILNKHKAKDGVKILGDGELNVKLNVKAHKFTASAKEKIEQAGGSFEEIEVKKWVKPSKNDKVSE from the coding sequence ATGAAATTACATGAATTACAACCTAACCAACCAGTAAAAAAGAGAAAGAGAAAAGGTAGAGGTCCAGGTTCAGGTAATGGTAAACGCGCAGGACGTGGACAAGATGGACAAAACTCAAGATCTGGTGGAGGAACAAGACCAGGTTTTGAAGGTGGACAAATGCCACTATACAGACGTCTTCCAAAAAGAGGATTTAGGAACATCAACAAAAAACAATATGAAGTCATCAATGTTGAAAGCTTAAACATCTTTGAAGATGGTACTGACGTAACACCAGAATTATTATTCGAAAATAAAATATTGAATAAACACAAAGCTAAAGATGGAGTTAAAATCCTTGGCGATGGTGAGCTAAATGTAAAATTAAATGTTAAAGCTCACAAGTTTACAGCAAGTGCAAAAGAAAAAATTGAGCAAGCAGGCGGATCATTCGAAGAAATAGAAGTTAAAAAATGGGTAAAACCATCTAAGAACGATAAAGTTAGTGAATAA
- the rpmD gene encoding 50S ribosomal protein L30, giving the protein MAQLEIKLKKSFIGRKDDQIATAKALGLKKIGQSVVREDNPAVRGMINKIPFMLEVKELN; this is encoded by the coding sequence ATGGCACAATTAGAAATCAAACTTAAAAAATCTTTTATCGGCAGAAAAGATGATCAAATTGCAACAGCTAAAGCCCTAGGTCTAAAAAAGATCGGCCAAAGCGTTGTAAGAGAAGATAATCCAGCAGTAAGAGGAATGATTAACAAAATTCCATTTATGCTTGAAGTAAAAGAATTAAACTAG
- the rpsM gene encoding 30S ribosomal protein S13 codes for MPRLAGIDLPREKRAEIGLTYIYGIGRATANEILKNTGINPDTKMKDLTEEELGKIREQLNHYTIEGDLRRETSMNIRALREVGSYRGLRHKAGLPVRGQNTKNNARTRKNRKG; via the coding sequence ATGCCTAGATTAGCTGGTATAGACTTACCAAGAGAAAAAAGAGCAGAAATTGGCCTTACCTATATCTATGGTATAGGACGTGCAACTGCAAACGAAATACTAAAAAACACAGGAATCAACCCTGATACTAAAATGAAAGATCTTACTGAAGAAGAGTTAGGTAAAATCCGTGAACAACTAAATCACTACACAATCGAAGGTGACCTTCGTCGTGAAACATCAATGAACATAAGAGCACTACGTGAAGTTGGTTCATATAGAGGATTAAGACACAAAGCAGGTCTTCCAGTAAGAGGACAAAATACAAAAAACAACGCTAGAACAAGAAAAAACAGAAAGGGTTAA
- the rplE gene encoding 50S ribosomal protein L5 — MANRLKEKYENEVVKALIEKFDYKNVMEVPKIEKIVVNVGVGEAKDNQNLLKSVKNELALITGQQPIEAHAKKSVANFKLREGQAIGAKVTLRREKMYDFLDKLISISLPRVRDFRGINPNSFDGRGNYSLGIKEQLIFPEIKYDDVDFLHGMDITIVTTAKTDEEAKAFLELMGMPFTK; from the coding sequence ATGGCAAACAGATTAAAAGAAAAATACGAAAATGAAGTAGTAAAAGCATTAATTGAAAAGTTTGACTACAAAAATGTAATGGAAGTTCCAAAAATAGAAAAAATAGTAGTAAACGTTGGTGTTGGTGAAGCAAAAGACAACCAAAACCTACTAAAGTCTGTTAAAAACGAACTTGCTTTAATTACAGGTCAACAACCAATTGAAGCTCATGCTAAAAAATCAGTAGCTAACTTCAAACTTAGAGAAGGTCAAGCTATAGGAGCAAAAGTAACACTTAGACGTGAAAAAATGTATGATTTCCTAGACAAACTAATCTCAATTTCACTACCACGTGTACGTGACTTTAGAGGTATCAATCCAAACTCATTTGATGGTCGTGGAAACTATTCACTAGGAATCAAAGAACAATTAATATTCCCAGAAATCAAATATGATGATGTTGATTTCTTACACGGTATGGATATTACAATTGTTACTACAGCTAAAACAGATGAAGAAGCTAAAGCATTCTTAGAACTAATGGGAATGCCATTTACAAAATAA